One window of the Triticum dicoccoides isolate Atlit2015 ecotype Zavitan chromosome 3B, WEW_v2.0, whole genome shotgun sequence genome contains the following:
- the LOC119279265 gene encoding uncharacterized protein LOC119279265 → MTRRRSPRLHPQIHTTTEEAAGMALRRSPRLHPQIPVSGEDAGVTRRRSSRLNPQIRVGEDGTGATGRRSTREEGAGEIRHSRLRRRRRRGNSPGKPASLSDNDDMLREILLRLPSQPYSLPRASAVCKRWRRVTTDPRFLRSFSAHHRKPPILGVFERDDYDIVFTPVLDHPDRIPPERFDVRHHVRGFRKFNLLGCRHGRVLLRSRRTVIVLDPITSEHRRIEAPPVFTGLVYLYGTVLCAAADPRHTHGSCHSSPFTLVLMSPCQGYKDGTPPIACVYSSATGLWENHISTTDRCVFVYCNPGILVGNAIYWSSQSVDAESNFLNLDELADDIIEFDLDRQSLAVIKGPPDLNHSTTHQIIQTEDGDVGIAIFSHGRFEMWQRKVSCFGGATWFLHKTVEIHTVLGIPPQVEGSVRGVKILGYDEDNGVMFLFLDYNVYMVQVMSMQSMKHYQSNYASYADDIHPFTSFYAPAIPGGRDGAEMLQDM, encoded by the exons ATGACCCGCCGCCGCAGCCCACGTCTCCATCCCCAGATCCACACCACCACTGAGGAGGCCGCCGGAATGGCCCTCCGCCGCAGCCCGCGGCTCCACCCCCAAATCCCCGTGAGTGGGGAGGACGCCGGAGTTACCCGCCGACGCAGCTCGCGGCTCAACCCCCAAATCCGTGTGGGTGAGGACGGCACCGGAGCGACCGGCCGCCGCAGCACGAGGGAGGAGGGCGCTGGTGAGATCCGCCACagccgccttcgccgccgccgccgccgcggcaacTCGCCGGGGAAGCCTGCCTCCCTGTCGGACAACGACGATATGCTCCGGGAGATCCTCCTGCGCCTCCCGTCTCAGCCGTACTCCCTCCCGCGCGCCTCCGCCGTCTGCAAACGCTGGCGACGCGTCACCACCGACCCCCGCTTCCTCCGCAGCTTCTCTGCCCACCACCGCAAGCCGCCCATACTCGGCGTCTTTGAGAGAGATGACTACGACATTGTGTTCACTCCCGTCCTGGACCATCCCGACCGCATCCCTCCCGAGCGCTTCGACGTACGACATCACGTCCGCGGCTTCCGGAAGTTCAACCTGCTCGGGTGCCGCCACGGTCGCGTCCTCCTCAGGTCCAGGAGGACGGTCATTGTGTTGGATCCCATCACCAGCGAGCATCGCCGCATCGAAGCTCCACCAGTGTTCACGGGGTTAGTCTACCTATATGGGACTGTGCTCTGCGCTGCCGCCGACCCACGCCATACACACGGCAGCTGCCACTCTAGCCCCTTTACTCTGGTCTTGATGTCCCCGTGCCAAGGCTACAAAGACGGTACTCCACCCATCGCTTGTGTATACTCCTCGGCGACTGGCCTATGGGAAAATCACATCTCAACAACAGATCGATGTGTGTTTGTTTATTGTAATCCTGGGATCCTTGTTGGCAATGCCATTTACTGGTCGTCTCAGAGTGTCGATGCTGAATCAAATTTTTTGAATTTGGATGAGCTCGCAGACGACATAATTGAGTTTGATTTGGATAGGCAGAGTCTTGCTGTGATCAAGGGGCCTCCAGATCTTAATCATTCCACCACGCATCAGATAATCCAAACCGAGGATGGTGATGTTGGTATTGCCATATTCTCTCATGGTAGATTCGAAATGTGGCAGAGGAAGGTCAGTTGTTTCGGTGGTGCTACATGGTTCCTGCACAAGACCGTTGAAATACATACTGTTCTTGGGATCCCTCCTCAGGTTGAAGGATCGGTGAGAGGGGTCAAAATACTTGGGTATGATGAGGATAATGGTGTAATGTTTTTATTTCTGGACTACAATGTCTACATGGTTCAAGTTATGTCAATGCAATCCATGAAACATTATCAAAGCAATTATGCAAGTTATGCTGATGACATTCATCCTTTCACAAGTTTCTATGCACCAG CCATTCCTGGTGGACGCGATGGAGCTGAAATGCTGCAAGATATGTAG